In Luteitalea sp., one genomic interval encodes:
- a CDS encoding acetyl-CoA carboxylase carboxyltransferase subunit alpha has protein sequence MPPETLEFEEPVAVLLKEIDALSQLPQTEGRDAEIAGLRRRVTQIRGEIFSRLTPWQRVLVARHPARPYMLDYVNRLFTDFAEIHGDRHFADDGAIVTGFAAYRGEPVLLVGHQKGRDTAQKVHRNFGYARPEGYRKALRAMKLAQKFEHPIIVFVDTPAAYPGVESEERGIAEAIAYNLREMAVLTVPIVILLTGEGGSGGALGIAVGDRVLMQEFAVYSVIPPEGCAAILWRDAAKKVEAADALKLTAADLLKSGVIDEIVPEPNGGAHQDPDAAAQAVDTALAAGLASLRREAVDTLVDRRYEKFRRIGRLGAEIIDEEEHEEATTTDVEN, from the coding sequence ATGCCACCAGAAACCTTAGAGTTCGAAGAGCCGGTTGCGGTGCTGCTGAAGGAGATCGATGCTCTGAGCCAGCTTCCGCAGACCGAAGGCCGAGACGCCGAAATCGCGGGTCTTCGCCGCCGTGTGACGCAGATTCGAGGCGAGATCTTCTCGCGCCTCACCCCATGGCAGCGAGTGCTGGTGGCGCGACATCCGGCCCGCCCGTACATGCTGGACTACGTGAACCGGTTGTTCACGGACTTCGCCGAGATTCACGGCGACCGACACTTCGCGGACGATGGGGCGATCGTCACTGGCTTCGCGGCGTATCGGGGCGAGCCCGTGCTCCTCGTCGGTCACCAGAAGGGGCGCGACACTGCGCAGAAAGTGCACCGAAACTTCGGATACGCCAGACCGGAGGGCTACCGGAAGGCGCTCCGCGCCATGAAGCTCGCCCAGAAGTTCGAACACCCGATCATTGTGTTCGTCGATACGCCGGCAGCATATCCAGGCGTCGAGTCCGAAGAGCGCGGCATTGCCGAGGCTATCGCGTACAACCTTCGTGAAATGGCCGTGCTGACCGTGCCCATCGTCATCCTCCTCACGGGCGAAGGAGGCAGCGGCGGCGCCCTGGGCATCGCGGTGGGCGACCGCGTGCTGATGCAGGAGTTCGCCGTGTACAGCGTGATTCCGCCCGAAGGCTGCGCGGCGATTCTGTGGCGCGATGCCGCCAAGAAGGTGGAGGCAGCCGACGCGCTCAAGCTGACCGCTGCGGACCTCTTGAAGAGCGGCGTCATCGACGAGATCGTCCCAGAGCCGAATGGCGGAGCGCACCAAGATCCCGATGCCGCCGCGCAGGCGGTCGACACGGCTCTCGCCGCCGGACTGGCGAGCCTGCGGAGAGAAGCGGTCGACACGCTTGTTGACCGCCGGTATGAAAAGTTTCGGCGTATTGGGCGCCTCGGGGCGGAGATCATCGACGAAGAAGAACACGAAGAGGCAACCACGACGGACGTAGAGAATTAA
- the recJ gene encoding single-stranded-DNA-specific exonuclease RecJ codes for MNHEGHEEHEEYQFEFLPSCSSCPSWLILRVLRGDCNVGGWIFVVVLCGLRGCLTRTLLRTLIWEHQPCDERAANELASALRVAPVVARLLYQRGFTDPETADRFLNPSLDHLHDPWQLTDLRVACDRLLGAIARRERVAIHGDYDVDGVTSTVIMRRCLELLGGDVVHFIPERLRDGYGLQTPAIDRLHALGVRVIVSVDCGIRSADAARRARELGIDLIITDHHEPEADLPPALAVINPKRRDCSYPDKNLAGVGVALKVVQALSMQTGNARWLPAFVKMAAIGTVADVVPLVGENRVIAKIGLERLSKGPHTVGLRALLEASGLTNTVIDGFHVAFVLAPRVNAAGRMSTPDLATRLLLASDEAMAEEARGLAAQLDAENRRRQEHEADILAAARKVVETDPDVGAHNVLVVAGDDWHRGVVGIVASKLVDTYFKPAIVISRDGELGHGSCRSIPSFDMLGALEQCADLFVKFGGHRQAAGLTIEATRIEEFRRRVNAHADECLDPTDLMPRLRVDGGLRLSAINSEVITGLDRLGPFGMGNPRPVFDAAAVEIASGPHRIKERHLKMHLRQDGRLFGAIAWRASERVPFLQEHRQAVRLAYSLEKRTWRGETTVELTVADFQETGNGLPSPKLAAGERRRETGIRNQDSGFGSAESEGDGP; via the coding sequence ATTAACCACGAAGGACACGAAGAGCACGAAGAATACCAGTTTGAATTTCTTCCTTCGTGCTCTTCGTGTCCTTCGTGGTTGATCCTTCGTGTCCTTCGTGGTGATTGTAACGTTGGTGGTTGGATCTTCGTTGTGGTTCTGTGCGGCCTTCGTGGTTGCCTTACGAGGACTCTGTTGCGCACACTCATTTGGGAACATCAACCATGCGACGAGCGGGCCGCCAACGAGCTCGCTTCAGCGCTACGCGTCGCGCCCGTCGTGGCGCGGCTGTTGTATCAACGCGGCTTCACGGATCCCGAAACCGCGGATCGGTTCTTGAACCCATCGCTGGACCACCTGCACGACCCGTGGCAACTGACCGACCTCCGGGTCGCGTGCGACCGGCTGCTCGGCGCTATCGCGCGCCGGGAGCGCGTGGCCATTCACGGCGACTACGACGTCGACGGGGTGACATCCACCGTCATCATGCGACGCTGTCTGGAGCTGCTCGGGGGCGACGTCGTGCATTTCATTCCCGAGCGGCTCCGCGACGGATACGGTCTCCAAACGCCTGCCATCGACCGGCTGCACGCCCTCGGCGTCCGGGTCATTGTCTCGGTGGACTGCGGCATCCGCAGCGCCGACGCGGCACGTCGCGCGCGTGAGCTCGGCATCGACCTGATCATCACCGACCATCATGAGCCGGAGGCGGATTTGCCGCCTGCGTTGGCGGTCATCAATCCAAAGCGGCGCGATTGCTCCTATCCGGACAAGAACCTGGCTGGGGTTGGGGTCGCGTTGAAGGTAGTCCAGGCGCTGTCCATGCAGACCGGCAACGCCCGCTGGCTGCCGGCCTTCGTGAAAATGGCCGCCATTGGGACCGTGGCCGACGTCGTACCGCTTGTGGGGGAGAATCGCGTCATCGCGAAGATCGGGCTCGAACGCCTGTCGAAAGGTCCACATACGGTTGGGTTACGAGCGCTCCTCGAGGCGTCAGGGTTGACCAACACGGTCATCGACGGCTTTCACGTGGCGTTCGTCCTGGCTCCGCGGGTCAACGCGGCCGGCCGCATGAGCACGCCAGACCTCGCCACGAGGCTGCTGCTCGCGTCGGACGAGGCGATGGCCGAGGAAGCGCGCGGCCTCGCGGCCCAGCTCGATGCCGAGAACCGGCGGCGACAGGAGCACGAGGCGGACATTCTCGCAGCGGCGCGCAAAGTCGTCGAGACGGACCCGGACGTCGGCGCCCACAACGTGCTCGTGGTCGCGGGCGACGACTGGCACCGCGGTGTGGTGGGGATCGTGGCATCGAAGCTGGTGGACACGTACTTCAAGCCGGCAATCGTCATCTCGCGTGACGGGGAGCTGGGGCACGGGTCGTGCCGGTCGATTCCGAGCTTCGACATGCTTGGCGCGCTCGAGCAGTGCGCGGACCTGTTCGTCAAGTTCGGCGGGCATCGCCAGGCCGCTGGGCTCACGATCGAAGCTACGCGCATCGAAGAGTTCAGGCGTCGTGTGAATGCCCATGCAGACGAGTGCCTCGACCCGACCGACCTCATGCCACGCCTGCGCGTCGATGGCGGTCTCCGGCTGTCGGCGATCAATTCGGAGGTGATTACCGGCCTCGATCGCCTCGGCCCGTTCGGTATGGGCAATCCCCGGCCCGTCTTCGACGCCGCGGCGGTCGAGATCGCCAGCGGACCGCACCGCATCAAAGAGCGGCATCTGAAGATGCACCTTCGGCAGGACGGGCGCCTGTTCGGCGCCATCGCGTGGCGTGCCAGCGAACGCGTGCCGTTCCTCCAGGAGCATCGTCAGGCCGTACGGCTCGCGTACTCACTGGAAAAGCGAACGTGGCGCGGCGAAACGACCGTTGAGCTGACGGTGGCCGACTTTCAGGAAACAGGAAACGGGCTTCCCTCGCCGAAGCTCGCCGCAGGCGAGCGAAGGCGGGAAACAGGAATCAGGAATCAGGATTCGGGATTCGGGAGCGCGGAGTCCGAAGGAGACGGGCCATGA